Proteins encoded within one genomic window of Callithrix jacchus isolate 240 chromosome 11, calJac240_pri, whole genome shotgun sequence:
- the H2BK1 gene encoding histone H2B type 2-K1 translates to MSAEYGQQQQQQQLGGRGGRGGRSTGNKKSKKRCRRKETYSMYIYKVLKQVHPDIGISAKAMSIMNSFVNDVFERLASEAAQLAQYSGRTTLTSREVQTAARLLLPGELAKHAVSEGTKAVTKYTSSK, encoded by the exons ATGAGCGCTGAGTAtggacagcagcagcagcagcagcagctcggGGGCCGTGGGGGCCGTGGGGGCCGCAGTACTGGGAACAAGAAATCCAAAAAGCGCTGTCGGCGCAAGGAAACCTACTCCATGTATATCTACAAGGTGCTGAAGCAG GTGCACCCCGACATCGGCATCTCTGCCAAGGCCATGAGCATCATGAACTCCTTTGTGAATGATGTGTTTGAACGGCTGGCGAGTGAGGCTGCCCAGCTGGCCCAGTACTCAGGCCGGACCACCCTGACTTCCCGGGAAGTCCAGACGGCCGCGCGTCTGCTGCTGCCTGGCGAGCTGGCCAAGCACGCTGTGTCCGAGGGCACCAAGGCTGTCACCAAGTACACCAGCTCCAAGTGA
- the DRC11L gene encoding IQ and AAA domain-containing protein 1-like codes for MSEGAYQRLWESSHVTLQELLDQEQTLLEPVPDQERQTFQYRLGSLYLHYLGLLRCFDTVYDQLVQPQKRRLVRRLLDSVAGRVLELKDELVRVELCETHCLDLVLQDLKLTPADLEVPIPKYFLLEQSTTMQEQRLMLAEILSRLEPVSSRKSFTGMHRTEAIILIQRAERARQGRLRATFMQEIRRDEERDRRIREDGRHKFSQGQEAVTIQKVWKGYLQRRRTQQDRRTEMEFIGMLPSPNQVEHLSIISQACQGEDGRRIRQMEKEEEFQAAMVKTHDSLAETEGPDMKEKMKEQIRQWFIECHDLTGRFPDYPDESLGGSYLIFADKTPEQVRMELEMQVQENKKREKAKSKEKEKDEKEKKKGKEEKAKKGEVDAALQVLPSRCIPVISAGHEEYLNIWKNRCGGVHPSQNYDSETLREEKRKEVELEIRIQVDELMRQELRNLRLAVDKEEERPLRAPKKTPGKKPGIKKKEKDLTPNRSVESLYEELAIAGLVRKSEPVALKDYIGDCLYLGSALSLAKKLPMPSLFDIRQNVALYAVLRLGSPDIHTMAPLIRSILLVGPSGMGKKMLVKAVCTETGSNLFDLSPDNLLGKYPGRNGAQMMVHIVFKVARLLQPSVIWIGNAEKNFYKKIPKEDREIDPKRIKKDLTKALRLLTPGDRVMLIGTTSRPQLAEIRGLCQVYERILLMPRPDYASRYVLWKRMIEAQGIQPTQRLDISALAKVSDGYTPGHILQAIQSVLSERRFLQLSKRPLVASEFLGQLSKLDPVYREEEESLKDWYFKTPLGKKNMKHRMDQLEAEEAKLTKEKKQRK; via the exons ATGTCTGAGGG AGCTTACCAGCGCCTCTGGGAGTCCTCCCACGTGACCCTGCAGGAGTTGCTGGACCAAGAGCAGACCCTCCTCGAACCCGTGCCCGACCAGGAGCGTCAGACCTTCCAGTACAGGCTCGGGTCACTCTACCTGCACTACCTGGGGCTGCTGCGCTGCTTCGACACCGTCTACGACCAATTAGTGCAGCCGCAGAAGCGGCGGCTGGTGCGGCGCCTGCTGGACAGCGTGGCGGGACGCGTGCTGGAGCTCAAGGACGAGCTGGTGCGCGTGGAACTGTGTGAGACCCACTGCCTGGACCTCGTGCTGCAGGATCTCAAGCTCACCCCG GCTGACCTAGAGGTTCCAATCCCCAAATACTTCCTGCTGGAGCAGTCCACTACTATGCAGGAGCAAAGGCTGATGCTGGCTGAGATCCTGTCCAGACTGGAGCCAGTGTCCTCCCGGAAG AGCTTTACAGGAATGCACCGGACTGAGGCCATAATTCTAATACAAAGGGCAGAGCGGGCCAGGCAAGGCCGGCTTCGAGCCACCTTCATGCAAGAGATTCGAAGAGATGAGGAGCGGGATCGGAGGATTCGGGAGGACGGACGGCACAAGTTCAGTCAGGGCCAAGAAGCTGTCACCATACAGAAG GTGTGGAAAGGTTACCTGCAGAGGAGACGCACTCAGCAGGACCGGCGGACGGAGATGGAGTTCATTGGCATG CTCCCCTCACCCAACCAGGTAGAGCACCTGAGCATCATCTCCCAGGCCTGCCAAGGGGAGGATGGCCGGAGGATCCGCCagatggagaaagaggaggagttcCAGGCGGCAATGGTGAAGACCCATGATTCTCTCGCAGAGACAGAGGGACCtgacatgaaggagaaaatgaaggagCAAATCCGACAGTGGTTTATCGAGTGCCA TGACCTTACTGGCCGGTTCCCTGATTATCCAGATGAATCTTTAGGTGGATCCTACCTGATCTTTGCAGACAAAACTCCAGAACAG GTGAGAATGGAACTGGAGATGCAGGTCCAAGagaacaaaaaaagggaaaaagcgaagagcaaggaaaaagaaaaggatgaaaaagagaagaagaaaggaaaggaagaaaaggccaAGAAGGGG GAGGTGGATGCGGCGCTGCAAGTATTGCCATCCAGATGTATCCCTGTGATCAGTGCCGGGCACGAGGAATACCTAA ACATTTGGAAGAACCGGTGTGGGGGCGTACATCCCAGTCAGAATTATGACTCTGAGACCCTccgggaggagaagaggaaggaggtggaGCTGGAGATCAGGATACAG GTGGATGAACTGATGCGTCAGGAGCTGAGGAACCTCCGTCTGGCTGTGGACAAGGAGGAGGAAAGACCCTTGAGGGCTCCAAAG AAAACACCTGGGAAGAAACCTGGgataaagaagaaggaaaaagatctGACCCCAAACAG GTCTGTGGAGTCTCTTTATGAAGAGCTTGCTATTGCTGGCCTTGTAAGGAAGAGTGAGCCAGTAGCATTGAAAGACTACATAG GTGACTGCCTCTATCTTGGATCTGCTCTGAGTTTGGCAAAGAAGTTGCCCATGCCCTCTCTGTTTGATATACGACAGAACGTGGCCTTGTATGCTGTCCTTCGGCTTG GCTCCCCGGATATCCACACCATGGCCCCGCTCATCCGCTCCATCCTCCTGGTGGGCCCCTCTGGCATGGGGAAGAAGATGCTGGTCAAGGCGGTGTGCACAGAAACTGGCTCCAACCTGTTTGACCTGTCCCCTGACAACCTGCTGGGCAAATATCCTGGCAGGAACGGGGCACAGATGATGGTGCATATAGTCTTTAAG GTAGCCCGGCTCCTACAGCCCTCTGTGATTTGGATTGGAAATGCTGAGAAGAATTTCTATAAGAAGATCCCCAAAGAAGACAGGGAG ATAGACCCAAAGCGGATAAAGAAGGACCTCACCAAGGCCTTGCGGCTGCTGACTCCTGGAGACCGCGTGATGCTGATTGGGACAACCTCCCGGCCACAGCTGGCTGAGATACGGGGGCTGTGCCAGGTCTACGAGCGGATCCTCTTGATGCCCAGGCCTGACTACGCATCCCGTTATG TGCTCTGGAAGCGTATGATAGAGGCCCAGGGCATCCAGCCAACCCAGCGCCTGGACATCAGTGCCCTGGCCAAGGTCTCCGATGGCTACACACCGGGTCACATTCTCCAAGCCATCCAGTCGGTGCTGAGTGAGCGGCGGTTCCTGCAACTGTCCAAGCGGCCCCTGGTGGCCTCCGAGTTCCTAGGACAACTGTCGAAGCTGGATCCAGTgtacagggaggaggaggagtccCTGAAG GACTGGTACTTCAAGACCCCTTTGGGCAAGAAGAACATGAAACACAGGATGGACCagttggaggctgaggaggccaAGCTGACCAAGGAGAAGAAGCAAAGGAAGTGA
- the ASB10 gene encoding ankyrin repeat and SOCS box protein 10 isoform X1 has translation MLCSPVPPTLGPTKLGPSTHQPHCQESRCFGSHRTSHALGKELLSPLGTPSGVPPLCLCLPGLGAPLPPSLGDPSTITTALPRHGPAECHLHRRPGKTAGAVPPAQHSRPAAGEPGRRASLEQPPEGLVEKPSRGSEEHPKSGPGPIVTRTASGPALAFWQAVLAGDVGCVSHILADSSTGLAPDSIFDTSDPERWRDFRFNIRALRLWSLTYEEELTTPLHVAASRGHTEVLRLLLRRRARPDSAPGGRTALHEACAAGHSACVHVLLVAGADPNIADQDGKHPLHLCRGPGTLECAELLLRFGARVDGRSEEEEETPLHVAARLGHVELADLLLRRGACPDARDAQGWTPLLAACDARCQSTADAEATTARCLQMCSLLLSAGADADAADQDRQRPLHLACRRGHAAVVELLLSCGVSANAMDYGGHTPLHCALQGPAAALAQSPEQAVRALLNHGAVRFWPGALPKVLERWSTCPRAIEVLMNTYSTVQLPEEAVGLVSPETLQKHQRFYSSLFDLVRQPRSLQHLSRCALRSHLEGSLPHALLRLPLPPCLLRYLQLDFEDVLY, from the exons ATGTTGTGTTCCCCTGTGCCTCCCACACTGGGCCCCACGAAGCTTGGGCCCAGCACCCACCAGCCACATTGCCAGGAGTCCCGCTGCTTTGGCTCTCACAGAACAAGCCATGCCCTGGGGAAAGAACTCCTCTCTCCACTGGGGACACCATCTGGGGTGCCtcccctctgcctctgcctgccgggtCTGGGAGCCCCACTCCCGCCCAGCCTGGGAGACCCATCAACCATCACCACTGCTCTGCCGAGACATGGCCCTGCAGAATGCCATCTACACCGGAGACCTGGCAAGACTGCAGGAGCTGTTCCCCCCGCACAGCACAGCCGACCTGCTGCTGGAGAGCCAGGGCGCAGAGCCTCGCTGGAGCAGCCACCAGAGGG GCTGGTGGAGAAGCCCAGCAGAGGGTCTGAGGAGCACCCCAAGTCTGGCCCGGGACCCATCGTCACCCGCACGGCCTCAGGACCTGCCCTTGCCTTCTGGCAGGCAGTGCTGGCTGGGGATGTGGGCTGTGTCTCCCATATCCTTGCAGACTCCAGTACTGGCCTGGCTCCTGATTCCATCTTTGATACCAGCGACCCAGAGCGATGGAGGGATTTCCGCTTCAACATCCGTGCTCTGA GACTCTGGTCTCTGACGTATGAAGAGGAGCTGACCACCCCACTGCATGTGGCAGCCAGCCGTGGCCACACCGAAGTCCTGCGGCTGCTGCTGAGGCGGCGGGCAAGGCCAGACAGTGCCCCTGGGGGCCGCACTGCCCTGCACGAGGCCTGTGCTGCAGGCCACagtgcctgtgtccatgtgctgcTGGTGGCGGGAGCTGACCCCAACATCGCTGACCAGGATGGGAAACACCCCCTGCATCTCTGCCGGGGGCCTGGCACCCTTGA GTGTGCAGAGCTGCTCCTCAGGTTTGGAGCGAGAGTGGATGGTCGGtccgaggaggaagaggagacccCTTTGCATGTGGCTGCCCGGCTTGGCCATGTGGAGCTGGCAGACCTGCTTCTAAGACGGGGGGCATGTCCTGATGCCCGTGATGCCCAAGGCTGGACTCCACTGCTGGCTGCCTGTGATGCCCGCTGCCAGTCCACTGCTGATGCAGAGGCCACCACCGCCCGCTGCCTGCAGATGTGCAGCCTGCTGCTTTCAGCTGGAGCAGATGCCGATGCTGCCGACCAGGACAGGCAGCgacccctgcacctggcctgtcgCCGTGGCCATGCAGCTGTCGTGGAGCTGCTTCTGTCCTGTGGCGTCAGCGCCAATGCCATGGACTATGGGGGACACACGCCCCTGCACTGTGCTCTGCAGGGCCCAGCTGCAGCCCTGGCCCAGAGCCCTGAGCAAGCGGTTCGGGCTCTGCTCAACCACGGCGCAGTCCGCTTTTGGCCAGGGGCCCTCCCCAAG GTCCTGGAGCGCTGGAGCACGTGCCCTCGGGCCATCGAGGTCCTGATGAACACCTACAGCACCGTGCAGCTTCCGGAGGAGGCTGTGGGCCTGGTGTCTCCTGAAACTCTGCAG AAACATCAGCGTTTCTACTCCTCCCTCTTTGACTTGGTGAGGCAGCCCAGGTCGCTGCAGCATCTGAGCCGCTGTGCGCTCCGCTCCCACCTGGAAGGCAGCCTGCCCCATGCACTGCTCCGCCtccccctgccaccatgcctgctccgCTACCTGCAGCTGGATTTTGAGGACGTGCTCTACTAG
- the ASB10 gene encoding ankyrin repeat and SOCS box protein 10 isoform X3, with translation MPWGKNSSLHWGHHLGCLPSASACRVWEPHSRPAWETHQPSPLLCRDMALQNAIYTGDLARLQELFPPHSTADLLLESQGAEPRWSSHQRGLWSLTYEEELTTPLHVAASRGHTEVLRLLLRRRARPDSAPGGRTALHEACAAGHSACVHVLLVAGADPNIADQDGKHPLHLCRGPGTLECAELLLRFGARVDGRSEEEEETPLHVAARLGHVELADLLLRRGACPDARDAQGWTPLLAACDARCQSTADAEATTARCLQMCSLLLSAGADADAADQDRQRPLHLACRRGHAAVVELLLSCGVSANAMDYGGHTPLHCALQGPAAALAQSPEQAVRALLNHGAVRFWPGALPKVLERWSTCPRAIEVLMNTYSTVQLPEEAVGLVSPETLQKHQRFYSSLFDLVRQPRSLQHLSRCALRSHLEGSLPHALLRLPLPPCLLRYLQLDFEDVLY, from the exons ATGCCCTGGGGAAAGAACTCCTCTCTCCACTGGGGACACCATCTGGGGTGCCtcccctctgcctctgcctgccgggtCTGGGAGCCCCACTCCCGCCCAGCCTGGGAGACCCATCAACCATCACCACTGCTCTGCCGAGACATGGCCCTGCAGAATGCCATCTACACCGGAGACCTGGCAAGACTGCAGGAGCTGTTCCCCCCGCACAGCACAGCCGACCTGCTGCTGGAGAGCCAGGGCGCAGAGCCTCGCTGGAGCAGCCACCAGAGGG GACTCTGGTCTCTGACGTATGAAGAGGAGCTGACCACCCCACTGCATGTGGCAGCCAGCCGTGGCCACACCGAAGTCCTGCGGCTGCTGCTGAGGCGGCGGGCAAGGCCAGACAGTGCCCCTGGGGGCCGCACTGCCCTGCACGAGGCCTGTGCTGCAGGCCACagtgcctgtgtccatgtgctgcTGGTGGCGGGAGCTGACCCCAACATCGCTGACCAGGATGGGAAACACCCCCTGCATCTCTGCCGGGGGCCTGGCACCCTTGA GTGTGCAGAGCTGCTCCTCAGGTTTGGAGCGAGAGTGGATGGTCGGtccgaggaggaagaggagacccCTTTGCATGTGGCTGCCCGGCTTGGCCATGTGGAGCTGGCAGACCTGCTTCTAAGACGGGGGGCATGTCCTGATGCCCGTGATGCCCAAGGCTGGACTCCACTGCTGGCTGCCTGTGATGCCCGCTGCCAGTCCACTGCTGATGCAGAGGCCACCACCGCCCGCTGCCTGCAGATGTGCAGCCTGCTGCTTTCAGCTGGAGCAGATGCCGATGCTGCCGACCAGGACAGGCAGCgacccctgcacctggcctgtcgCCGTGGCCATGCAGCTGTCGTGGAGCTGCTTCTGTCCTGTGGCGTCAGCGCCAATGCCATGGACTATGGGGGACACACGCCCCTGCACTGTGCTCTGCAGGGCCCAGCTGCAGCCCTGGCCCAGAGCCCTGAGCAAGCGGTTCGGGCTCTGCTCAACCACGGCGCAGTCCGCTTTTGGCCAGGGGCCCTCCCCAAG GTCCTGGAGCGCTGGAGCACGTGCCCTCGGGCCATCGAGGTCCTGATGAACACCTACAGCACCGTGCAGCTTCCGGAGGAGGCTGTGGGCCTGGTGTCTCCTGAAACTCTGCAG AAACATCAGCGTTTCTACTCCTCCCTCTTTGACTTGGTGAGGCAGCCCAGGTCGCTGCAGCATCTGAGCCGCTGTGCGCTCCGCTCCCACCTGGAAGGCAGCCTGCCCCATGCACTGCTCCGCCtccccctgccaccatgcctgctccgCTACCTGCAGCTGGATTTTGAGGACGTGCTCTACTAG
- the ASB10 gene encoding ankyrin repeat and SOCS box protein 10 isoform X2, with protein sequence MLMSWSPEECKGQGEPPDDRHPLCARLVEKPSRGSEEHPKSGPGPIVTRTASGPALAFWQAVLAGDVGCVSHILADSSTGLAPDSIFDTSDPERWRDFRFNIRALRLWSLTYEEELTTPLHVAASRGHTEVLRLLLRRRARPDSAPGGRTALHEACAAGHSACVHVLLVAGADPNIADQDGKHPLHLCRGPGTLECAELLLRFGARVDGRSEEEEETPLHVAARLGHVELADLLLRRGACPDARDAQGWTPLLAACDARCQSTADAEATTARCLQMCSLLLSAGADADAADQDRQRPLHLACRRGHAAVVELLLSCGVSANAMDYGGHTPLHCALQGPAAALAQSPEQAVRALLNHGAVRFWPGALPKVLERWSTCPRAIEVLMNTYSTVQLPEEAVGLVSPETLQKHQRFYSSLFDLVRQPRSLQHLSRCALRSHLEGSLPHALLRLPLPPCLLRYLQLDFEDVLY encoded by the exons ATGCTCATGAGTTGGTCTCCAGAAGAGTGCAAGGGGCAGGGAGAGCCCCCCGATGACAGACACCCCCTCTGTGCCAGGCTGGTGGAGAAGCCCAGCAGAGGGTCTGAGGAGCACCCCAAGTCTGGCCCGGGACCCATCGTCACCCGCACGGCCTCAGGACCTGCCCTTGCCTTCTGGCAGGCAGTGCTGGCTGGGGATGTGGGCTGTGTCTCCCATATCCTTGCAGACTCCAGTACTGGCCTGGCTCCTGATTCCATCTTTGATACCAGCGACCCAGAGCGATGGAGGGATTTCCGCTTCAACATCCGTGCTCTGA GACTCTGGTCTCTGACGTATGAAGAGGAGCTGACCACCCCACTGCATGTGGCAGCCAGCCGTGGCCACACCGAAGTCCTGCGGCTGCTGCTGAGGCGGCGGGCAAGGCCAGACAGTGCCCCTGGGGGCCGCACTGCCCTGCACGAGGCCTGTGCTGCAGGCCACagtgcctgtgtccatgtgctgcTGGTGGCGGGAGCTGACCCCAACATCGCTGACCAGGATGGGAAACACCCCCTGCATCTCTGCCGGGGGCCTGGCACCCTTGA GTGTGCAGAGCTGCTCCTCAGGTTTGGAGCGAGAGTGGATGGTCGGtccgaggaggaagaggagacccCTTTGCATGTGGCTGCCCGGCTTGGCCATGTGGAGCTGGCAGACCTGCTTCTAAGACGGGGGGCATGTCCTGATGCCCGTGATGCCCAAGGCTGGACTCCACTGCTGGCTGCCTGTGATGCCCGCTGCCAGTCCACTGCTGATGCAGAGGCCACCACCGCCCGCTGCCTGCAGATGTGCAGCCTGCTGCTTTCAGCTGGAGCAGATGCCGATGCTGCCGACCAGGACAGGCAGCgacccctgcacctggcctgtcgCCGTGGCCATGCAGCTGTCGTGGAGCTGCTTCTGTCCTGTGGCGTCAGCGCCAATGCCATGGACTATGGGGGACACACGCCCCTGCACTGTGCTCTGCAGGGCCCAGCTGCAGCCCTGGCCCAGAGCCCTGAGCAAGCGGTTCGGGCTCTGCTCAACCACGGCGCAGTCCGCTTTTGGCCAGGGGCCCTCCCCAAG GTCCTGGAGCGCTGGAGCACGTGCCCTCGGGCCATCGAGGTCCTGATGAACACCTACAGCACCGTGCAGCTTCCGGAGGAGGCTGTGGGCCTGGTGTCTCCTGAAACTCTGCAG AAACATCAGCGTTTCTACTCCTCCCTCTTTGACTTGGTGAGGCAGCCCAGGTCGCTGCAGCATCTGAGCCGCTGTGCGCTCCGCTCCCACCTGGAAGGCAGCCTGCCCCATGCACTGCTCCGCCtccccctgccaccatgcctgctccgCTACCTGCAGCTGGATTTTGAGGACGTGCTCTACTAG